A genomic window from Lotus japonicus ecotype B-129 chromosome 1, LjGifu_v1.2 includes:
- the LOC130734300 gene encoding uncharacterized protein LOC130734300 isoform X2, translating to MSKVSKLFSMGNFFVKAYLLRFDDQLWLLVAWNLNLKLSATESQGSCRTLRVCSISARKRRVRHRALEDPYGKSSKSSSSTPRVGSPGESLACGISTTAANHLHRHSSSSTCEVQRFWSSNQEEGKETV from the exons ATGAGCAAGGTTTCCAAATTATTTTCCATGGGTAACTTTTTTGTTAAGGCTTATCTTCTTCGCTTTGATGATCAACTATGGCTTCTGGTGGCATGGAATTTGAATCTGAAGTTGTCTGCAACCGAATCACAAGGAAGTTGTCGCACACTCAGAGTGTGCTCCATCTCCGCTCGTAAACGTCGCGTTCGTCACCGGGCGTTGGAAGATCCATACGGAAAAAGTtccaaatcatcatcatcaacgcCAAGAGTTGGATCGCCGGGAGAAAGTTTGGCCTGTGGCATCTCAACGACTGCGgcaaatcatcttcatcgaCATTCTAGTTCTTCCACTTGTGAG GTTCAAAGGTTTTGGTCAAGCAACCAAGAAG AAGGAAAAGAAACTGTTTAG